A portion of the Acidisarcina polymorpha genome contains these proteins:
- a CDS encoding sulfite exporter TauE/SafE family protein has translation MQYAIGFMIALFIALTGVGAGTVTVPVLILFLGVPAPVAVAIGLTFSAAVKLVLVPAQIFRQQVAWRTLGYMLLGGVPGVLVGSFALKHLVTGGSQNLINALLGAILVGTASWQIYASLRPAGWKPDAADRSPILPWLMFPVGAEVGFSSAGAGALGSAALLALTPLLPAQVVGTDIVFGFLMSLIGSGAHWFSHATDPQLLIHLIVGGVFGAVSGTLVSGTIPRRPLRLALWIWLLVLGGQFLVHSYHVLAAAR, from the coding sequence ATGCAGTACGCCATTGGATTCATGATCGCGCTGTTCATTGCACTCACCGGCGTGGGTGCTGGCACGGTCACGGTGCCGGTGCTGATCCTGTTCCTGGGCGTCCCTGCGCCGGTTGCGGTCGCCATCGGACTCACCTTTTCAGCGGCAGTCAAGCTGGTGCTGGTACCGGCGCAGATCTTTCGTCAGCAGGTGGCATGGCGGACGCTTGGCTACATGCTTCTGGGCGGAGTTCCGGGGGTTCTCGTCGGCTCCTTCGCATTGAAGCATCTGGTGACCGGTGGCTCACAAAACCTGATCAATGCGCTGCTTGGCGCGATCCTGGTGGGCACGGCGAGCTGGCAGATCTACGCATCTCTGCGGCCAGCAGGGTGGAAGCCAGATGCGGCGGACCGCAGCCCTATCCTGCCGTGGCTGATGTTTCCGGTGGGGGCGGAGGTCGGGTTTTCCTCTGCTGGCGCGGGAGCATTGGGTAGCGCGGCGCTGCTGGCGCTGACGCCGTTGCTCCCCGCGCAGGTGGTCGGGACGGACATCGTCTTTGGCTTCCTGATGTCGCTGATCGGGAGCGGCGCGCACTGGTTCTCGCACGCCACTGACCCTCAGTTGTTGATCCATCTCATCGTAGGCGGCGTGTTCGGAGCGGTCTCCGGGACGTTAGTGAGCGGGACGATTCCACGGCGTCCGTTGCGCCTGGCGCTTTGGATCTGGCTGCTGGTGCTGGGGGGCCAATTTCTGGTGCACAGCTATCACGTTCTGGCGGCCGCCCGTTGA
- a CDS encoding phosphoadenylyl-sulfate reductase — translation MSTLILPNQTDAVDQASVKIDQVRSVLAQVLTGHHDACLTCSFQAEDVLLTKLAIEFDKRIPILFLDTGYHFAETYEYRDRMSREWGLNLINLLPEKTVAEQEAEHGLLYQTAPDQCCKLRKVEPLFKAVGEYRIWLTGLRREQAKSRAALEESALFTLPGGRQVQKLAPLAAWSTRDVWQACERLEIPLLPLYERGYSSIGCEPCTTLPLDPNDPRSGRWAGRKVECGIHIEAAPAK, via the coding sequence ATGAGTACTTTGATTCTTCCGAACCAGACGGATGCTGTCGATCAAGCATCGGTCAAGATCGATCAGGTACGCAGCGTACTCGCGCAGGTACTGACGGGGCACCACGATGCCTGCCTGACTTGCAGTTTTCAGGCGGAGGATGTGCTGCTGACCAAGCTGGCGATCGAGTTCGATAAGAGGATTCCGATCCTCTTTCTCGACACTGGGTATCACTTTGCCGAGACTTATGAATATCGCGACCGGATGAGCCGGGAGTGGGGATTGAATCTAATCAACCTGCTTCCAGAGAAGACGGTTGCCGAGCAGGAAGCCGAGCACGGGCTGCTCTATCAAACGGCGCCCGACCAGTGCTGCAAGCTGCGCAAAGTCGAGCCGCTTTTCAAGGCGGTGGGGGAATACCGGATCTGGCTTACCGGATTGAGACGCGAGCAGGCGAAGAGCCGCGCGGCGCTTGAAGAGTCGGCGCTCTTCACGCTGCCTGGAGGACGCCAGGTGCAGAAGCTTGCGCCGCTGGCGGCCTGGTCAACACGCGATGTCTGGCAGGCCTGCGAACGATTAGAGATTCCGCTGCTGCCGCTCTACGAGCGGGGCTATTCGTCGATCGGCTGCGAGCCATGTACGACGCTGCCGCTCGATCCGAACGATCCTCGTTCCGGGCGATGGGCGGGGCGCAAAGTGGAATGCGGGATTCACATCGAAGCAGCTCCGGCGAAGTAG
- the cysN gene encoding sulfate adenylyltransferase subunit CysN: protein MATETLAPAFLIEDFLAQERSKDMLRFSTAGSVDDGKSTLIGRLLYDTQSVYEDQVRSIEGKGTTAPGQIDFALLTDGLRAEREQGITIDVAYRYFSTARRKFIIADTPGHEQYTRNMATGASTADAAVVLLDARKGVLSQSRRHAYIASLLGVRHILVAVNKMDLVDYDEDTFRTIELDFGEVLKQIAADTGSPVQPIFVPVSALAGDNVVHGSGAMPWYRGPSLLELLETLPASIDTRNAPLRFPVQRVLRPDQDFRGFAGQIASGTVRPGDTVTVLPSGRSAQVTRIVTYDGDLAEAYAPLSITLTLSHELDISRGDLLVAAETPAIVARGCKAALVWMDGHTLERNRRYLLKHTSQTVPAVIAAVDYRTDIRSLAHEPAETLEMNGLGVATVQLVRPIPLDRYVDNRITGAFILIDAETNSTVAAGMVTEVLGREMDGVISELPVGAVSAGERAARWGHHGGILALNGPSEWIDRVERSLFVTHAVTIRCLEVRQAEWAAQSGLLALLVTIADGEWLRAEVNGQQIVASSVDPEAGLAALHQLLATSGVMAGAHAVGSSEESERR from the coding sequence ATGGCGACTGAGACTCTGGCGCCTGCATTTTTGATCGAGGACTTCCTGGCACAGGAGCGGAGCAAGGACATGCTCCGGTTCTCGACGGCCGGTAGCGTGGATGATGGGAAGTCCACGTTGATTGGACGGCTTCTCTATGACACCCAGAGCGTCTATGAAGACCAGGTGCGATCGATTGAGGGCAAGGGGACGACGGCTCCGGGGCAGATCGATTTCGCGCTGTTGACCGATGGGCTGCGAGCAGAGCGGGAACAAGGCATCACCATCGATGTGGCCTACCGGTACTTTTCGACGGCACGGCGCAAGTTCATCATCGCGGACACGCCAGGCCATGAGCAATACACGCGCAACATGGCGACCGGCGCCTCGACGGCGGATGCGGCGGTGGTGCTGCTCGATGCGCGCAAGGGAGTTCTGTCACAGTCACGGCGACATGCTTATATTGCATCTCTGCTTGGGGTGCGCCACATTCTAGTCGCGGTCAACAAGATGGACCTGGTTGACTATGACGAGGACACATTTCGCACCATTGAGCTGGATTTCGGCGAAGTGTTAAAACAGATCGCCGCGGATACGGGCAGTCCCGTCCAGCCAATTTTCGTGCCAGTCAGCGCGCTGGCCGGAGACAATGTCGTGCATGGTTCGGGAGCGATGCCGTGGTACCGCGGCCCGTCTCTGCTGGAACTGCTGGAGACGCTTCCCGCTTCCATCGATACACGGAATGCGCCGCTCCGCTTTCCCGTACAGCGGGTGCTTCGTCCGGACCAGGATTTTCGCGGTTTTGCGGGTCAGATTGCTTCAGGAACGGTCCGCCCCGGAGACACAGTGACGGTGCTGCCGTCGGGGCGCTCTGCACAAGTAACTCGCATTGTTACTTATGATGGCGATCTGGCAGAAGCTTATGCGCCACTTTCAATAACGCTGACACTGAGCCACGAACTGGACATCAGCCGCGGCGATCTGCTGGTGGCGGCGGAGACCCCGGCGATTGTGGCCCGGGGGTGCAAGGCGGCGCTGGTGTGGATGGACGGACATACGCTGGAGCGCAACCGGCGCTACCTACTGAAACACACCAGTCAAACTGTACCGGCAGTCATCGCTGCAGTCGACTACCGGACCGATATTCGCTCGCTTGCGCATGAGCCGGCAGAGACGCTGGAGATGAACGGGCTTGGCGTGGCGACGGTGCAACTGGTGCGACCGATCCCGCTAGACCGCTACGTCGACAACCGGATTACCGGGGCCTTCATCCTGATCGATGCGGAGACGAACAGCACGGTGGCAGCGGGCATGGTCACCGAAGTCCTAGGCCGCGAGATGGATGGAGTCATCTCGGAACTGCCGGTGGGCGCGGTCAGCGCCGGCGAACGGGCTGCGCGTTGGGGGCATCACGGCGGCATTCTTGCACTAAACGGGCCATCGGAATGGATCGACCGGGTCGAGCGTTCGCTATTTGTAACTCATGCAGTGACGATTCGCTGCTTGGAGGTAAGGCAGGCTGAGTGGGCGGCGCAGTCGGGCTTGCTGGCGCTTCTGGTGACGATCGCCGATGGGGAATGGTTGCGTGCCGAGGTGAATGGACAGCAGATCGTCGCGAGCAGTGTCGATCCAGAGGCAGGGCTGGCCGCCTTGCACCAGCTGCTGGCGACGAGCGGAGTGATGGCCGGTGCACACGCAGTCGGCAGCTCCGAGGAGAGTGAGAGACGATGA
- the cysD gene encoding sulfate adenylyltransferase subunit CysD produces MTVIESDQQRAMPSSVPHLSHLQLLEAESIHILREVASEFAKPVMLYSIGKDSSVMLRLAQKAFYPAPIPFPLLHIDTGFKFAEMLEFRDEMARSIGAELLVWRNEPAIAAGTNPIVLDTKRCCGLLKTQALLDALTYYGFDAAFGGARRDEEKSRAKERIYSFRDSAGQWDPKNQRPELWNLYNARVHPGESIRVFPLSNWTEMDVWQYIHEENIPVVDLYFAKERPMYVRGKELLPVEQTFVARPGERPQMVKSRLRSLGCSPCTGAIRSEAESIPAIIAELLSFRSSERANRAIDHDQEGSMELKKREGYF; encoded by the coding sequence ATGACCGTGATCGAGAGCGACCAACAGCGAGCGATGCCGAGCAGTGTGCCGCACCTGAGCCATCTTCAACTGCTGGAAGCCGAGAGCATTCATATCCTTCGCGAAGTGGCTTCGGAGTTCGCGAAGCCGGTGATGCTCTACTCGATTGGCAAAGACTCTTCGGTCATGCTGCGGCTGGCGCAGAAGGCGTTTTACCCGGCGCCAATTCCCTTCCCGCTGCTTCATATCGATACCGGCTTCAAGTTCGCGGAGATGCTGGAATTTCGCGACGAGATGGCGCGCTCCATTGGCGCTGAGCTGCTGGTCTGGCGGAACGAGCCCGCGATCGCAGCGGGGACAAACCCGATCGTACTGGACACGAAGCGCTGCTGTGGGCTGCTCAAGACCCAAGCATTGCTGGATGCTCTCACCTACTATGGCTTCGATGCGGCGTTTGGGGGAGCCCGGCGCGATGAGGAGAAATCGCGCGCCAAGGAGCGCATCTATTCCTTCCGCGACAGCGCTGGTCAATGGGACCCGAAGAACCAGCGACCCGAGCTGTGGAACCTCTACAATGCGCGGGTGCACCCGGGTGAAAGCATCCGGGTTTTTCCGCTTTCGAATTGGACGGAGATGGATGTGTGGCAGTACATCCACGAAGAAAACATCCCGGTCGTGGATCTGTATTTTGCGAAAGAACGTCCGATGTACGTGCGCGGCAAGGAACTGCTACCGGTTGAACAGACGTTTGTCGCCCGGCCGGGAGAACGGCCGCAGATGGTCAAGTCGCGGCTGCGATCGCTCGGCTGCAGCCCGTGCACCGGAGCGATTCGCTCAGAGGCAGAGAGCATCCCGGCCATCATTGCCGAGTTGCTCTCGTTCCGTTCCTCAGAGCGAGCCAATCGTGCGATCGACCATGATCAGGAAGGCTCAATGGAGTTGAAGAAGCGCGAGGGCTATTTCTGA
- a CDS encoding alpha/beta hydrolase, producing MTNGQSNADPHALEPVQRIGVGLKQAAGAVIMLHGRGASATDILNLAPAMYHPSLAYLAPSAAGHSWYPHSFLAPREQNEPWLSSALKKIATTIELAKENGISEERIVVCGFSQGACLSTEYIARHPARYAGLIAFTGGLIGPLGMVMDYAGDLEGTPALFGSGDPDPHVPWERVQESADVIARMQGKVTTRRYPGRAHTVSADEVRLAKQILAESFGTP from the coding sequence ATGACGAACGGGCAATCGAACGCCGATCCTCACGCTCTGGAGCCGGTACAGCGGATCGGCGTGGGATTGAAGCAAGCAGCGGGCGCGGTCATCATGCTGCACGGACGGGGTGCTTCAGCTACGGACATCCTTAATCTTGCGCCGGCTATGTATCATCCATCGCTTGCTTATCTTGCTCCGAGTGCGGCGGGACATAGCTGGTACCCTCACTCTTTTCTGGCGCCACGGGAACAGAACGAACCGTGGTTGTCGTCGGCGCTGAAGAAGATTGCAACCACGATCGAGCTGGCTAAGGAAAACGGGATTTCCGAGGAGCGGATCGTGGTCTGCGGTTTTTCTCAGGGAGCTTGTCTTTCAACCGAATACATTGCCAGGCATCCCGCAAGATATGCGGGGCTAATTGCCTTTACGGGCGGCTTGATTGGTCCTCTGGGTATGGTGATGGACTATGCCGGCGATCTTGAGGGAACGCCGGCCTTGTTCGGCTCGGGCGATCCCGATCCGCATGTGCCGTGGGAGCGTGTGCAGGAGTCCGCTGATGTCATTGCGCGAATGCAGGGGAAGGTGACGACGCGCCGCTACCCGGGCCGGGCCCACACGGTGAGCGCGGATGAGGTGCGGCTTGCCAAGCAGATCCTGGCGGAGTCTTTTGGGACTCCATAG
- a CDS encoding ring-cleaving dioxygenase, with amino-acid sequence MPKPIVGLHHVTAIASDPQRNLDFYTEVLGLRFVKRTVNFDDPGTYHFYFGDDAGTPGTILTFFPWPQSARGVSGAGEVAQTAFRVPSNSLGYWRRRLLERGLPVKESGRRFEEEVLSFADPEGMKLEIVAYGEATAANPSRFASVPQEHAIRGFSGVTLLEHDGENTGNLLNVLGFHKIAEEGNRLRFAADGDAPGNQIDLILDPNAAYGRTGAGSVHHIAFRAPDNAAQLEWREEIGKYLDVTPVMDRTYFQSIYFREPGGVLFELATDPPGFALDEPLESLGEELRIPEWLEPRRAWVEQRLAKLELHKASSAV; translated from the coding sequence ATGCCGAAACCTATTGTTGGGCTTCATCACGTCACCGCGATTGCCTCCGACCCGCAGCGCAATCTGGACTTTTACACCGAAGTTTTAGGCCTGCGCTTTGTGAAGCGCACGGTGAACTTCGATGATCCGGGAACTTATCATTTTTACTTTGGCGACGATGCGGGAACGCCGGGCACCATCCTTACCTTTTTCCCCTGGCCGCAGTCGGCTCGTGGAGTGTCGGGGGCAGGCGAGGTGGCGCAGACTGCTTTTCGCGTGCCATCGAATTCGCTCGGCTACTGGAGACGACGCCTGCTCGAACGGGGATTGCCGGTAAAAGAGAGCGGCAGACGCTTCGAGGAAGAGGTGCTCAGCTTCGCGGATCCGGAGGGGATGAAGCTCGAGATCGTGGCCTATGGCGAGGCGACGGCGGCCAATCCCTCGCGGTTTGCCTCGGTGCCGCAGGAACATGCGATTCGAGGGTTCTCCGGCGTGACGCTGCTCGAACACGATGGCGAGAATACCGGTAATCTCCTGAATGTGCTGGGATTTCACAAGATTGCGGAAGAGGGAAACCGGTTGCGGTTCGCGGCAGACGGCGACGCCCCGGGAAATCAGATTGACTTGATTCTCGATCCGAATGCCGCCTATGGACGGACTGGGGCGGGAAGCGTCCATCACATTGCGTTCCGTGCTCCCGATAATGCGGCGCAACTGGAGTGGCGGGAAGAGATAGGAAAGTATCTCGACGTGACTCCGGTGATGGACCGCACTTACTTCCAATCCATCTACTTCCGCGAGCCGGGCGGGGTGTTATTCGAGCTGGCGACAGACCCGCCGGGGTTCGCACTGGACGAACCGCTGGAGTCGCTTGGCGAGGAGCTTCGCATTCCCGAGTGGCTGGAGCCGCGACGCGCGTGGGTGGAACAGCGACTGGCGAAGCTGGAACTTCACAAGGCAAGCAGCGCCGTATGA